The following proteins are co-located in the Longimicrobium sp. genome:
- a CDS encoding protein phosphatase 2C domain-containing protein, translated as MTDATLVPTAAPAAPSAGRTAGDWRVLGVSVRGTGHARGGLPCQDAHDWRRLPRGAVALAAADGAGSAPLAEAGARAAAHAAVDALARAAAAVDASGDGWTAALDAALAAALEAVHAEAARRGADIRDLATTLIACVAWDGGVAAAQVGDGAVIVATEDGGMRSVTVPTSGEFANETVFLTSPGAVAAAQRAAWRGEARHVGVFTDGLQGLALKFPEKVPHAPFFAPLFAFAAEGGDPREAERQLGAFLSGPRVTARSDDDLTLLLAARGHG; from the coding sequence TCCGCCGGCCGGACCGCCGGAGACTGGCGGGTGCTGGGTGTCTCGGTGCGCGGCACCGGCCACGCGCGCGGCGGGCTCCCCTGCCAGGACGCGCACGACTGGCGCCGGCTCCCCCGCGGCGCCGTGGCGCTGGCGGCGGCCGACGGCGCCGGCAGCGCCCCCCTGGCCGAGGCCGGGGCGCGCGCCGCCGCCCACGCCGCCGTGGACGCCCTCGCCCGCGCGGCGGCCGCCGTCGACGCCTCGGGAGACGGGTGGACGGCCGCGCTCGACGCCGCCTTGGCCGCCGCGCTCGAGGCCGTGCACGCCGAGGCCGCCCGCCGCGGCGCCGACATCCGCGACCTGGCCACCACGCTCATCGCCTGCGTGGCGTGGGACGGCGGGGTGGCGGCGGCGCAGGTGGGCGACGGCGCCGTGATCGTGGCCACGGAGGACGGGGGGATGCGCAGCGTCACCGTGCCCACCTCGGGCGAGTTCGCCAACGAGACGGTCTTCCTCACCTCGCCCGGCGCGGTCGCGGCGGCGCAGCGGGCGGCGTGGCGGGGCGAGGCGCGGCACGTGGGCGTCTTCACCGACGGGCTGCAGGGGCTGGCGCTCAAGTTCCCGGAGAAGGTGCCGCACGCGCCGTTCTTCGCCCCGCTCTTCGCCTTCGCGGCGGAGGGCGGCGACCCGCGCGAGGCGGAGCGGCAGCTGGGGGCCTTCCTCTCCGGCCCGCGGGTGACGGCGCGCTCCGACGACGACCTCACCCTGCTGCTGGCGGCGCGCGGCCATGGCTGA